The Elusimicrobiota bacterium genome includes a window with the following:
- a CDS encoding diaminopimelate epimerase, with protein MKKLAFTKMEGTGNDFVLLDAVRHPVRVTAALARRLCDRRFGVGADQVLVLAPSREADFKMLIFNADGSQVEMCGNGIRCLARYAFERGHTRKRKLNVETLAGIRQTVLVRQNVRVDMGAPLLDAALIPTRAKGRVIDHPFSLVTVPARGTKKEKVSLEMTCVSMGNPHAVVFVEDVDGVPLAEWGAAMEQNPFFPRRTNVEFVQVTDPDNARVRVWERGSGATLACGTGACAVGVAGVLTGRFHRKVTLSLPGGPLTVEWNADNRVYLTGPATFVFDGMFEI; from the coding sequence ATGAAAAAGCTTGCGTTCACAAAAATGGAAGGGACAGGAAACGATTTTGTGTTGCTGGACGCTGTCCGGCACCCGGTTCGGGTGACCGCGGCTTTGGCGCGCCGTCTTTGCGACCGTCGGTTCGGGGTCGGAGCGGATCAGGTGTTGGTGTTGGCTCCCTCCCGAGAGGCTGACTTTAAAATGTTGATTTTTAACGCGGACGGATCCCAGGTGGAGATGTGTGGAAACGGTATTCGATGTTTGGCCCGCTACGCGTTTGAAAGAGGACACACCCGGAAACGGAAACTGAATGTGGAAACCTTGGCCGGTATCCGCCAAACCGTTTTGGTGCGCCAGAACGTTCGGGTGGATATGGGGGCACCCCTTTTAGACGCGGCGCTCATCCCGACCCGAGCGAAGGGTCGGGTGATCGATCATCCCTTTTCTCTCGTGACCGTTCCTGCGCGAGGGACGAAAAAGGAAAAAGTGAGTTTGGAGATGACGTGTGTTTCGATGGGGAATCCCCACGCGGTGGTTTTTGTGGAGGACGTAGACGGGGTTCCTCTGGCGGAGTGGGGGGCGGCGATGGAACAGAATCCCTTTTTCCCACGGCGGACCAATGTGGAATTTGTGCAAGTGACGGACCCCGACAACGCTCGGGTTCGCGTCTGGGAGCGTGGAAGTGGGGCGACACTGGCTTGTGGTACGGGCGCCTGCGCGGTGGGTGTGGCGGGTGTGTTGACGGGCCGTTTTCACCGCAAAGTCACCTTGTCTTTGCCGGGAGGACCCCTCACGGTGGAATGGAACGCCGATAACCGGGTTTATCTCACCGGACCAGCGACTTTTGTTTTTGATG